The Mycobacterium paragordonae genome includes a region encoding these proteins:
- the mutM gene encoding DNA-formamidopyrimidine glycosylase gives MPELPEVEVVRRGLQTHVVGKTITGVRVHHPRAVRRHEAGPADLTARLLDARITGTDRRGKYLWLTLSTPDTDEVEPDTALVVHLGMSGQMLLGVVPRAEHVRISALLDDGTVLSFADQRTFGGWLLADLVDVDGSVVPEPVAHIARDPLDPRFDAKAVVEVLRHKHSEIKRQLLDQQVVSGIGNIYADEALWRAKVNGARIAATLSRPKLTAVLDSAAEVMREALAKGGTSFDSLYVNVNGESGYFDRSLDAYGREGENCRRCGAVMRREKFMNRSSFYCPRCQPRPRG, from the coding sequence ATGCCTGAACTACCAGAAGTCGAGGTGGTGCGGCGCGGTCTGCAAACCCACGTGGTGGGCAAGACGATCACCGGCGTCCGGGTTCACCACCCCCGCGCTGTCCGCCGGCACGAAGCCGGTCCCGCGGATCTCACCGCGCGCCTGCTCGACGCCCGGATCACCGGAACCGACCGGCGCGGTAAGTATCTGTGGCTGACCCTGAGCACCCCCGACACCGACGAGGTCGAACCGGACACCGCGCTCGTCGTACACCTGGGCATGAGTGGCCAGATGTTGCTGGGCGTGGTGCCGCGGGCCGAGCACGTCCGGATCTCGGCGTTGCTCGACGACGGGACGGTGCTGAGTTTCGCCGATCAGCGCACCTTCGGCGGCTGGCTGCTGGCCGACCTGGTGGACGTGGATGGCAGCGTCGTTCCGGAACCCGTCGCGCACATCGCCCGTGATCCGCTCGATCCCCGATTCGACGCCAAAGCGGTGGTTGAGGTGTTGCGGCACAAGCACTCCGAGATCAAACGTCAGTTGCTCGACCAGCAGGTGGTCTCGGGCATCGGGAACATCTACGCCGACGAGGCCCTATGGCGGGCCAAGGTCAACGGCGCGCGGATCGCCGCCACCCTGTCGCGGCCCAAGCTGACGGCTGTGCTGGACTCCGCAGCCGAGGTGATGCGCGAGGCGTTGGCCAAGGGCGGCACATCGTTCGATTCGCTGTATGTCAACGTCAACGGCGAATCGGGTTACTTCGACCGTTCGCTGGACGCTTACGGGCGCGAAGGCGAGAACTGCCGCCGGTGTGGAGCGGTGATGCGCCGGGAAAAGTTCATGAACCGCTCGTCGTTCTACTGCCCGCGCTGCCAGCCGAGGCCACGAGGTTGA